From a region of the Andrena cerasifolii isolate SP2316 chromosome 13, iyAndCera1_principal, whole genome shotgun sequence genome:
- the LOC143376072 gene encoding protein kinase C-binding protein NELL1 isoform X5, which produces MSIPSAVLITVTFCWLLLPMGSPTCHERLGEGPVRAPSSTADMSGTTNKKEEETAVATVGVTEETTGVLGARSRTGSDPGGGIDLLAALQLHNTTRQGVTQVPGLVRLKPAYYLQGEERELRLNEVSFERAATLLRRVPEFTIAAALRQEEANSGTIVAFSHGNNRYLELQSSGRKDELRLHYVSRRDGTVHVEAFPFRLADGAWHRVALSVSGSQVELLVDCHPLYRRLLRPGPPDTNFTLPQLQLWVGQRNVRHFLFKGALQDVKLIPGPHGYLSQCPQLDSSCPTCGQFSILQNTVEQLMHNLNELTRRLAAAEGRISKVEECECQKSCRANGTVHEDGATWEKGCQQCSCVHGEIECRPTPCAPVTCKNPVIPQGQCCPICLKQCYLHGVIYDHGEKVSPKQCVECDCFDGSFTCQRFDTETRCPPLPCPPSEQISVAEECCKFCPGVDYCAKGHKCHANASCLNLQTTYACHCDIGFQGDGHNCHDVDECKQQGGSDGHHCNANTKCVNVIGSYTCECLPGYHRVDKFNCAELDECTTGHHACDEHATCVNTAGSYYCICKDGYTGDGYTCKPNCNQTCQNGGECVAPGRCSCRRGYIGNSCELDLDECASDLHRCHQSSTCFNMPGWYYCRCKPGYRSALHDSTQGTQCLDIDECNDQTIERRHTCHPSAKCVNTEGGYECVCPPQEDNHTVEECRLSCWFESREVANGETLAPAGNPCRRCTCKDGVITCRDPICDCSAPGSHRDKCCPQCDPAASCRHQELHHLVFRSGERWIYQCQTCECLYGEIDCWQMECPPVTCSNPVTEDGDCCPRCEDDPCARELPGNGTSLSVLTRPRPCSYSGIIHDSGSSWQDPHDKCTTCECKVPYCAQLVSNSACCVHRTGSYAVATITAALAIWATTSSNALQSLLLSLSYAVYRALRGHRWLTVHRKQLYQRLPLPPVVQQSPVATSCRPRHLPRPSASPASPERFTGPCRTQPSPSPSSSTETIAVPECNNSRLHQRPGTSWPLEERRRRRRRLNTLHPRRRRRRRRPRLRLSTKPSLKRYPVVSAPNPRAASRIIETMRPLPRLRRPRLHSPCWYPLGLTWTRRTTVQPAARPATLSWSTSTVSPRPAVIAGAIIPSLWHETAPLEPGGPAGS; this is translated from the exons ATGTCGATCCCGTCCGCGGTGCTGATCACAGTTACGTTCTGCTGGCTGCTCCTGCCGATGGGCAGCCCGACGTGCCACGAGCGCCTAGGGGAGGGACCCGTTCGCGCGCCGAGCAGCACGGCCGACA TGTCTGGAACGACAAacaagaaagaggaagagacgGCGGTGGCCACTGTTGGCGTCACAGAAGAGACCACTGGTGTTCTGGGCGCGAGATCCAGGACGGGGAGCGATCCTGGAGGAGGTATAGACCTCTTGGCAGCGTTACAGCTCCACAACACCACGCGGCAGGGTGTCACACAGGTGCCGGGGCTGGTTAGGTTAAAACCAGCCTATTATCTTCAGG GCGAGGAGAGGGAGCTCCGACTGAACGAGGTGAGCTTCGAACGAGCGGCCACGCTACTCCGGCGGGTTCCGGAATTCACTATAGCCGCCGCTCTTAGACAGGAGGAGGCCAATTCCGGGACGATCGTCGCCTTTTCACATGGGAACAATAG ATATTTGGAGCTGCAGAGCAGCGGTCGTAAGGACGAGCTTCGACTTCACTACGTATCACGCCGGGATGGTACTGTCCATGTGGAGGCGTTTCCTTTTCGACTGGCCGATGGCGCCTGGCATAGGGTCGCCCTGAGCGTAAGCGGCTCGCAGGTCGAGCTGCTGGTCGACTGTCATCCCCTGTACAGGCGGCTGCTTAGGCCAGGACCACCTGACACCAATTTCACTCTGCCGCAGCTTCAGCTTTGGGTAGGACAGAGAAACGTCAGGCACTTTCTTTTCAAG GGTGCTTTGCAGGATGTGAAGCTGATACCAGGCCCCCATGGCTACCTTTCCCAGTGTCCTCAGCTCGACTCGTCCTGTCCCACTTGTGGTCAATTTTCTATACTACAAAACACGGTGGAGCAGCTGATGCATAATCTCAACGAGTTAACGCGTAGG CTAGCCGCTGCAGAGGGCAGAATAAGCAAAGTGGAGGAGTGCGAGTGCCAAAAGTCATGCAGGGCTAATGGCACCGTCCACGAAGACGGTGCGACTTGGGAGAAGGGTTGTCAGCAGTGTTCTTGCGTCCACGGCGAAATCGAGTGCAGGCCAACACCCTGCGCCCCTGTCACTTGCAAGAATCCTGTCATTCCTCAGGGGCAATGCTGTCCGATCTGTCTAA AGCAATGTTACTTGCATGGTGTGATTTACGATCACGGTGAGAAAGTCTCACCGAAACAGTGCGTAGAGTGCGACTGTTTCGATGGTAGCTTCACTTGTCAGAGATTCGACACGGAAACAAGATGTCCACCACTGCCTTGCCCGCCTAGCGAACAAATTAGCGTAGCCGAAGAATGCTGCAAGTTCTGTCCAG GGGTGGACTACTGCGCGAAGGGCCACAAGTGTCACGCTAACGCGTCTTGCCTGAACCTCCAGACAACCTACGCCTGCCACTGCGATATCGGTTTCCAAGGGGACGGTCATAACTGTCACG ACGTAGACGAGTGCAAGCAGCAAGGTGGCTCCGACGGTCACCACTGCAACGCCAACACGAAATGCGTCAACGTTATCGGCTCCTACACGTGTGAGTGTCTTCCGGGTTACCACAGGGTTGACAAGTTCAACTGCGCTGAACTGGACGAATGTACGACTGGCCACCATGCCTGCGACGAGCATGCCACTTGTGTCAACACTGCGGGCAGCTACTACTGCATCTGCAAGGATGGCTACACCGGCGACGGCTACACTTGCAAAC CTAATTGCAATCAGACCTGTCAGAACGGTGGTGAGTGCGTGGCGCCAGGAAGATGTTCTTGTCGACGCGGTTACATCGGCAATAGTTGCGAACTGGACCTGGACGAATGTGCGAGCGATCTTCACAGATGCCACCAGTCCTCCACTTGCTTCAATATGCCCGGTTGGTACTATTGCCGCTGCAAACCCGGGTACAGAAGCGCTCTTCACGATAGCACTCAGGGTACGCAGTGTCTCGACATCGACGAGTGCAATGATCAAACGATCGAGAGGAGGCACACGTGTCACCCAAGCGCCAAGTGTGTTAACACTGAAGGTGGATATGAGTGTGTCTGTCCACCCCAGGAGGACAATCACACTGTGGAGGAGTGCCGACTCA GTTGCTGGTTCGAAAGTCGAGAAGTCGCGAACGGCGAGACCCTAGCTCCAGCCGGAAACCCCTGCAGAAGATGCACATGTAAGGACGGCGTGATCACGTGCAGGGATCCCATTTGCGATTGCAGCGCTCCAGGCAGCCACAGGGACAAGTGCTGCCCTCAGTGTGACCCTGCAGCTTCTTGCAGGCACCAGGAACTACATCACCTAGTCTTCAGGAGTGGTGAACGATGGATATACCAATGCCAGACTTGCGAGTGCCTG TACGGCGAAATAGACTGTTGGCAGATGGAATGTCCACCAGTGACCTGCTCTAACCCTGTCACAGAGGACGGGGACTGTTGTCCTCGCTGTGAAGATGATCCTTGCGCGAGGGAACTGCCCGGAAACGGCACATCTCTGTCGGTCCTGACCCGACCAAGGCCTTGTAGCTACTCTGGGATCATTCACGACAGCGGCAGCTCCTGGCAGGACCCCCATGACAAGTGCACCACATGCGAGTGCAAG GTGCCGTACTGCGCCCAATTGGTGAGCAATAGCGCGTGTTGTGTGCATCG GACGGGCAGCTATGCTGTAGCTACGATTACGGCTGCGCTGGCGATCTGGGCGACGACGAGCAGCAACGCCCTCCAGTCGTTGCTCCTGAGCCTTTCGTACGCGGTCTACCGAGCCCTGCGGGGTCACCGATGGCTGACAGTGCACAGGAAGCAGCTCTATCAGCGGTTACCGCTACCCCCGGTGGTGCAACAGTCGCCAGTGGCTACCTCCTGTCGCCctcgtcatcttcctcgtccGTCAGCGTCGCCAGCGTCCCCAGAAAGGTTCACTGGACCCTGCAGAACGCAGCCCAGCCcaagtcccagcagcagcacaGAGACGATCGCCGTGCCCGAGTGCAACAACAGCAGGCTACACCAACGACCAGGAACCAGCTGGCCGCTGGAGGagcgacgacgacgccgacgacgccTCAACACCCTACATCCACGGCGACGTCGTCGACGACGACGGCCAAGGCTCCGGTTAAGTACGAAGCCAAGCCTCAAGCGCTATCCCGTCGTCAGCGCGCCAAATCCTCGAGCAGCCTCGCGAATCATCGAAACAatgcgtccacttcctcgtctaCGTCGTCCTCGCCTCCACTCGCCATGCTGGTACCCTCTAGGGCTGACCTGGACACGGAGGACCACGGTTCAACCAGCAGCACGCCCAGCAACACTGTCATGGTCAACGAGTACCGTCAGTCCTCGGCCAGCCGTCATCGCAGGAGCGATAATACCGAGTCTGTGGCACGAGACAGCGCCACTTGAGCCTGGTGGCCCAGCGGGCAGCTAG
- the LOC143376072 gene encoding protein kinase C-binding protein NELL1 isoform X2 encodes MYYGPVIDRTGSSCSASDLQQPRSPHRRGATTSSVAEDTDADEELLFQREEPAYIVLDVQPRPDKDACCNASCHAGQRPGRRRFGGNAVRIFLLATAAAFLALAVSPVSGTTNKKEEETAVATVGVTEETTGVLGARSRTGSDPGGGIDLLAALQLHNTTRQGVTQVPGLVRLKPAYYLQGEERELRLNEVSFERAATLLRRVPEFTIAAALRQEEANSGTIVAFSHGNNRYLELQSSGRKDELRLHYVSRRDGTVHVEAFPFRLADGAWHRVALSVSGSQVELLVDCHPLYRRLLRPGPPDTNFTLPQLQLWVGQRNVRHFLFKGALQDVKLIPGPHGYLSQCPQLDSSCPTCGQFSILQNTVEQLMHNLNELTRRLAAAEGRISKVEECECQKSCRANGTVHEDGATWEKGCQQCSCVHGEIECRPTPCAPVTCKNPVIPQGQCCPICLKQCYLHGVIYDHGEKVSPKQCVECDCFDGSFTCQRFDTETRCPPLPCPPSEQISVAEECCKFCPGVDYCAKGHKCHANASCLNLQTTYACHCDIGFQGDGHNCHDVDECKQQGGSDGHHCNANTKCVNVIGSYTCECLPGYHRVDKFNCAELDECTTGHHACDEHATCVNTAGSYYCICKDGYTGDGYTCKPNCNQTCQNGGECVAPGRCSCRRGYIGNSCELDLDECASDLHRCHQSSTCFNMPGWYYCRCKPGYRSALHDSTQGTQCLDIDECNDQTIERRHTCHPSAKCVNTEGGYECVCPPQEDNHTVEECRLSCWFESREVANGETLAPAGNPCRRCTCKDGVITCRDPICDCSAPGSHRDKCCPQCDPAASCRHQELHHLVFRSGERWIYQCQTCECLYGEIDCWQMECPPVTCSNPVTEDGDCCPRCEDDPCARELPGNGTSLSVLTRPRPCSYSGIIHDSGSSWQDPHDKCTTCECKVPYCAQLDGQLCCSYDYGCAGDLGDDEQQRPPVVAPEPFVRGLPSPAGSPMADSAQEAALSAVTATPGGATVASGYLLSPSSSSSSVSVASVPRKVHWTLQNAAQPKSQQQHRDDRRARVQQQQATPTTRNQLAAGGATTTPTTPQHPTSTATSSTTTAKAPVKYEAKPQALSRRQRAKSSSSLANHRNNASTSSSTSSSPPLAMLVPSRADLDTEDHGSTSSTPSNTVMVNEYRQSSASRHRRSDNTESVARDSAT; translated from the exons TGTCTGGAACGACAAacaagaaagaggaagagacgGCGGTGGCCACTGTTGGCGTCACAGAAGAGACCACTGGTGTTCTGGGCGCGAGATCCAGGACGGGGAGCGATCCTGGAGGAGGTATAGACCTCTTGGCAGCGTTACAGCTCCACAACACCACGCGGCAGGGTGTCACACAGGTGCCGGGGCTGGTTAGGTTAAAACCAGCCTATTATCTTCAGG GCGAGGAGAGGGAGCTCCGACTGAACGAGGTGAGCTTCGAACGAGCGGCCACGCTACTCCGGCGGGTTCCGGAATTCACTATAGCCGCCGCTCTTAGACAGGAGGAGGCCAATTCCGGGACGATCGTCGCCTTTTCACATGGGAACAATAG ATATTTGGAGCTGCAGAGCAGCGGTCGTAAGGACGAGCTTCGACTTCACTACGTATCACGCCGGGATGGTACTGTCCATGTGGAGGCGTTTCCTTTTCGACTGGCCGATGGCGCCTGGCATAGGGTCGCCCTGAGCGTAAGCGGCTCGCAGGTCGAGCTGCTGGTCGACTGTCATCCCCTGTACAGGCGGCTGCTTAGGCCAGGACCACCTGACACCAATTTCACTCTGCCGCAGCTTCAGCTTTGGGTAGGACAGAGAAACGTCAGGCACTTTCTTTTCAAG GGTGCTTTGCAGGATGTGAAGCTGATACCAGGCCCCCATGGCTACCTTTCCCAGTGTCCTCAGCTCGACTCGTCCTGTCCCACTTGTGGTCAATTTTCTATACTACAAAACACGGTGGAGCAGCTGATGCATAATCTCAACGAGTTAACGCGTAGG CTAGCCGCTGCAGAGGGCAGAATAAGCAAAGTGGAGGAGTGCGAGTGCCAAAAGTCATGCAGGGCTAATGGCACCGTCCACGAAGACGGTGCGACTTGGGAGAAGGGTTGTCAGCAGTGTTCTTGCGTCCACGGCGAAATCGAGTGCAGGCCAACACCCTGCGCCCCTGTCACTTGCAAGAATCCTGTCATTCCTCAGGGGCAATGCTGTCCGATCTGTCTAA AGCAATGTTACTTGCATGGTGTGATTTACGATCACGGTGAGAAAGTCTCACCGAAACAGTGCGTAGAGTGCGACTGTTTCGATGGTAGCTTCACTTGTCAGAGATTCGACACGGAAACAAGATGTCCACCACTGCCTTGCCCGCCTAGCGAACAAATTAGCGTAGCCGAAGAATGCTGCAAGTTCTGTCCAG GGGTGGACTACTGCGCGAAGGGCCACAAGTGTCACGCTAACGCGTCTTGCCTGAACCTCCAGACAACCTACGCCTGCCACTGCGATATCGGTTTCCAAGGGGACGGTCATAACTGTCACG ACGTAGACGAGTGCAAGCAGCAAGGTGGCTCCGACGGTCACCACTGCAACGCCAACACGAAATGCGTCAACGTTATCGGCTCCTACACGTGTGAGTGTCTTCCGGGTTACCACAGGGTTGACAAGTTCAACTGCGCTGAACTGGACGAATGTACGACTGGCCACCATGCCTGCGACGAGCATGCCACTTGTGTCAACACTGCGGGCAGCTACTACTGCATCTGCAAGGATGGCTACACCGGCGACGGCTACACTTGCAAAC CTAATTGCAATCAGACCTGTCAGAACGGTGGTGAGTGCGTGGCGCCAGGAAGATGTTCTTGTCGACGCGGTTACATCGGCAATAGTTGCGAACTGGACCTGGACGAATGTGCGAGCGATCTTCACAGATGCCACCAGTCCTCCACTTGCTTCAATATGCCCGGTTGGTACTATTGCCGCTGCAAACCCGGGTACAGAAGCGCTCTTCACGATAGCACTCAGGGTACGCAGTGTCTCGACATCGACGAGTGCAATGATCAAACGATCGAGAGGAGGCACACGTGTCACCCAAGCGCCAAGTGTGTTAACACTGAAGGTGGATATGAGTGTGTCTGTCCACCCCAGGAGGACAATCACACTGTGGAGGAGTGCCGACTCA GTTGCTGGTTCGAAAGTCGAGAAGTCGCGAACGGCGAGACCCTAGCTCCAGCCGGAAACCCCTGCAGAAGATGCACATGTAAGGACGGCGTGATCACGTGCAGGGATCCCATTTGCGATTGCAGCGCTCCAGGCAGCCACAGGGACAAGTGCTGCCCTCAGTGTGACCCTGCAGCTTCTTGCAGGCACCAGGAACTACATCACCTAGTCTTCAGGAGTGGTGAACGATGGATATACCAATGCCAGACTTGCGAGTGCCTG TACGGCGAAATAGACTGTTGGCAGATGGAATGTCCACCAGTGACCTGCTCTAACCCTGTCACAGAGGACGGGGACTGTTGTCCTCGCTGTGAAGATGATCCTTGCGCGAGGGAACTGCCCGGAAACGGCACATCTCTGTCGGTCCTGACCCGACCAAGGCCTTGTAGCTACTCTGGGATCATTCACGACAGCGGCAGCTCCTGGCAGGACCCCCATGACAAGTGCACCACATGCGAGTGCAAG GTGCCGTACTGCGCCCAATTG GACGGGCAGCTATGCTGTAGCTACGATTACGGCTGCGCTGGCGATCTGGGCGACGACGAGCAGCAACGCCCTCCAGTCGTTGCTCCTGAGCCTTTCGTACGCGGTCTACCGAGCCCTGCGGGGTCACCGATGGCTGACAGTGCACAGGAAGCAGCTCTATCAGCGGTTACCGCTACCCCCGGTGGTGCAACAGTCGCCAGTGGCTACCTCCTGTCGCCctcgtcatcttcctcgtccGTCAGCGTCGCCAGCGTCCCCAGAAAGGTTCACTGGACCCTGCAGAACGCAGCCCAGCCcaagtcccagcagcagcacaGAGACGATCGCCGTGCCCGAGTGCAACAACAGCAGGCTACACCAACGACCAGGAACCAGCTGGCCGCTGGAGGagcgacgacgacgccgacgacgccTCAACACCCTACATCCACGGCGACGTCGTCGACGACGACGGCCAAGGCTCCGGTTAAGTACGAAGCCAAGCCTCAAGCGCTATCCCGTCGTCAGCGCGCCAAATCCTCGAGCAGCCTCGCGAATCATCGAAACAatgcgtccacttcctcgtctaCGTCGTCCTCGCCTCCACTCGCCATGCTGGTACCCTCTAGGGCTGACCTGGACACGGAGGACCACGGTTCAACCAGCAGCACGCCCAGCAACACTGTCATGGTCAACGAGTACCGTCAGTCCTCGGCCAGCCGTCATCGCAGGAGCGATAATACCGAGTCTGTGGCACGAGACAGCGCCACTTGA
- the LOC143376072 gene encoding protein kinase C-binding protein NELL1 isoform X3, with the protein MYYGPVIDRTGSSCSASDLQQPRSPHRRGATTSSVAEDTDADEELLFQREEPAYIVLDVQPRPDKDACCNASCHAGQRPGRRRFGGNAVRIFLLATAAAFLALAVSPVSGTTNKKEEETAVATVGVTEETTGVLGARSRTGSDPGGGIDLLAALQLHNTTRQGVTQVPGLVRLKPAYYLQGEERELRLNEVSFERAATLLRRVPEFTIAAALRQEEANSGTIVAFSHGNNRYLELQSSGRKDELRLHYVSRRDGTVHVEAFPFRLADGAWHRVALSVSGSQVELLVDCHPLYRRLLRPGPPDTNFTLPQLQLWVGQRNVRHFLFKGALQDVKLIPGPHGYLSQCPQLDSSCPTCGQFSILQNTVEQLMHNLNELTRRLAAAEGRISKVEECECQKSCRANGTVHEDGATWEKGCQQCSCVHGEIECRPTPCAPVTCKNPVIPQGQCCPICLKQCYLHGVIYDHGEKVSPKQCVECDCFDGSFTCQRFDTETRCPPLPCPPSEQISVAEECCKFCPGVDYCAKGHKCHANASCLNLQTTYACHCDIGFQGDGHNCHDVDECKQQGGSDGHHCNANTKCVNVIGSYTCECLPGYHRVDKFNCAELDECTTGHHACDEHATCVNTAGSYYCICKDGYTGDGYTCKPNCNQTCQNGGECVAPGRCSCRRGYIGNSCELDLDECASDLHRCHQSSTCFNMPGWYYCRCKPGYRSALHDSTQGTQCLDIDECNDQTIERRHTCHPSAKCVNTEGGYECVCPPQEDNHTVEECRLSCWFESREVANGETLAPAGNPCRRCTCKDGVITCRDPICDCSAPGSHRDKCCPQCDPAASCRHQELHHLVFRSGERWIYQCQTCECLYGEIDCWQMECPPVTCSNPVTEDGDCCPRCEDDPCARELPGNGTSLSVLTRPRPCSYSGIIHDSGSSWQDPHDKCTTCECKDGQLCCSYDYGCAGDLGDDEQQRPPVVAPEPFVRGLPSPAGSPMADSAQEAALSAVTATPGGATVASGYLLSPSSSSSSVSVASVPRKVHWTLQNAAQPKSQQQHRDDRRARVQQQQATPTTRNQLAAGGATTTPTTPQHPTSTATSSTTTAKAPVKYEAKPQALSRRQRAKSSSSLANHRNNASTSSSTSSSPPLAMLVPSRADLDTEDHGSTSSTPSNTVMVNEYRQSSASRHRRSDNTESVARDSAT; encoded by the exons TGTCTGGAACGACAAacaagaaagaggaagagacgGCGGTGGCCACTGTTGGCGTCACAGAAGAGACCACTGGTGTTCTGGGCGCGAGATCCAGGACGGGGAGCGATCCTGGAGGAGGTATAGACCTCTTGGCAGCGTTACAGCTCCACAACACCACGCGGCAGGGTGTCACACAGGTGCCGGGGCTGGTTAGGTTAAAACCAGCCTATTATCTTCAGG GCGAGGAGAGGGAGCTCCGACTGAACGAGGTGAGCTTCGAACGAGCGGCCACGCTACTCCGGCGGGTTCCGGAATTCACTATAGCCGCCGCTCTTAGACAGGAGGAGGCCAATTCCGGGACGATCGTCGCCTTTTCACATGGGAACAATAG ATATTTGGAGCTGCAGAGCAGCGGTCGTAAGGACGAGCTTCGACTTCACTACGTATCACGCCGGGATGGTACTGTCCATGTGGAGGCGTTTCCTTTTCGACTGGCCGATGGCGCCTGGCATAGGGTCGCCCTGAGCGTAAGCGGCTCGCAGGTCGAGCTGCTGGTCGACTGTCATCCCCTGTACAGGCGGCTGCTTAGGCCAGGACCACCTGACACCAATTTCACTCTGCCGCAGCTTCAGCTTTGGGTAGGACAGAGAAACGTCAGGCACTTTCTTTTCAAG GGTGCTTTGCAGGATGTGAAGCTGATACCAGGCCCCCATGGCTACCTTTCCCAGTGTCCTCAGCTCGACTCGTCCTGTCCCACTTGTGGTCAATTTTCTATACTACAAAACACGGTGGAGCAGCTGATGCATAATCTCAACGAGTTAACGCGTAGG CTAGCCGCTGCAGAGGGCAGAATAAGCAAAGTGGAGGAGTGCGAGTGCCAAAAGTCATGCAGGGCTAATGGCACCGTCCACGAAGACGGTGCGACTTGGGAGAAGGGTTGTCAGCAGTGTTCTTGCGTCCACGGCGAAATCGAGTGCAGGCCAACACCCTGCGCCCCTGTCACTTGCAAGAATCCTGTCATTCCTCAGGGGCAATGCTGTCCGATCTGTCTAA AGCAATGTTACTTGCATGGTGTGATTTACGATCACGGTGAGAAAGTCTCACCGAAACAGTGCGTAGAGTGCGACTGTTTCGATGGTAGCTTCACTTGTCAGAGATTCGACACGGAAACAAGATGTCCACCACTGCCTTGCCCGCCTAGCGAACAAATTAGCGTAGCCGAAGAATGCTGCAAGTTCTGTCCAG GGGTGGACTACTGCGCGAAGGGCCACAAGTGTCACGCTAACGCGTCTTGCCTGAACCTCCAGACAACCTACGCCTGCCACTGCGATATCGGTTTCCAAGGGGACGGTCATAACTGTCACG ACGTAGACGAGTGCAAGCAGCAAGGTGGCTCCGACGGTCACCACTGCAACGCCAACACGAAATGCGTCAACGTTATCGGCTCCTACACGTGTGAGTGTCTTCCGGGTTACCACAGGGTTGACAAGTTCAACTGCGCTGAACTGGACGAATGTACGACTGGCCACCATGCCTGCGACGAGCATGCCACTTGTGTCAACACTGCGGGCAGCTACTACTGCATCTGCAAGGATGGCTACACCGGCGACGGCTACACTTGCAAAC CTAATTGCAATCAGACCTGTCAGAACGGTGGTGAGTGCGTGGCGCCAGGAAGATGTTCTTGTCGACGCGGTTACATCGGCAATAGTTGCGAACTGGACCTGGACGAATGTGCGAGCGATCTTCACAGATGCCACCAGTCCTCCACTTGCTTCAATATGCCCGGTTGGTACTATTGCCGCTGCAAACCCGGGTACAGAAGCGCTCTTCACGATAGCACTCAGGGTACGCAGTGTCTCGACATCGACGAGTGCAATGATCAAACGATCGAGAGGAGGCACACGTGTCACCCAAGCGCCAAGTGTGTTAACACTGAAGGTGGATATGAGTGTGTCTGTCCACCCCAGGAGGACAATCACACTGTGGAGGAGTGCCGACTCA GTTGCTGGTTCGAAAGTCGAGAAGTCGCGAACGGCGAGACCCTAGCTCCAGCCGGAAACCCCTGCAGAAGATGCACATGTAAGGACGGCGTGATCACGTGCAGGGATCCCATTTGCGATTGCAGCGCTCCAGGCAGCCACAGGGACAAGTGCTGCCCTCAGTGTGACCCTGCAGCTTCTTGCAGGCACCAGGAACTACATCACCTAGTCTTCAGGAGTGGTGAACGATGGATATACCAATGCCAGACTTGCGAGTGCCTG TACGGCGAAATAGACTGTTGGCAGATGGAATGTCCACCAGTGACCTGCTCTAACCCTGTCACAGAGGACGGGGACTGTTGTCCTCGCTGTGAAGATGATCCTTGCGCGAGGGAACTGCCCGGAAACGGCACATCTCTGTCGGTCCTGACCCGACCAAGGCCTTGTAGCTACTCTGGGATCATTCACGACAGCGGCAGCTCCTGGCAGGACCCCCATGACAAGTGCACCACATGCGAGTGCAAG GACGGGCAGCTATGCTGTAGCTACGATTACGGCTGCGCTGGCGATCTGGGCGACGACGAGCAGCAACGCCCTCCAGTCGTTGCTCCTGAGCCTTTCGTACGCGGTCTACCGAGCCCTGCGGGGTCACCGATGGCTGACAGTGCACAGGAAGCAGCTCTATCAGCGGTTACCGCTACCCCCGGTGGTGCAACAGTCGCCAGTGGCTACCTCCTGTCGCCctcgtcatcttcctcgtccGTCAGCGTCGCCAGCGTCCCCAGAAAGGTTCACTGGACCCTGCAGAACGCAGCCCAGCCcaagtcccagcagcagcacaGAGACGATCGCCGTGCCCGAGTGCAACAACAGCAGGCTACACCAACGACCAGGAACCAGCTGGCCGCTGGAGGagcgacgacgacgccgacgacgccTCAACACCCTACATCCACGGCGACGTCGTCGACGACGACGGCCAAGGCTCCGGTTAAGTACGAAGCCAAGCCTCAAGCGCTATCCCGTCGTCAGCGCGCCAAATCCTCGAGCAGCCTCGCGAATCATCGAAACAatgcgtccacttcctcgtctaCGTCGTCCTCGCCTCCACTCGCCATGCTGGTACCCTCTAGGGCTGACCTGGACACGGAGGACCACGGTTCAACCAGCAGCACGCCCAGCAACACTGTCATGGTCAACGAGTACCGTCAGTCCTCGGCCAGCCGTCATCGCAGGAGCGATAATACCGAGTCTGTGGCACGAGACAGCGCCACTTGA